A genomic region of Melanotaenia boesemani isolate fMelBoe1 chromosome 13, fMelBoe1.pri, whole genome shotgun sequence contains the following coding sequences:
- the ttll10 gene encoding protein polyglycylase TTLL10 isoform X2, with translation MSSESGMEPCSDSQAEGTGQERQQGGDKKKEGTKVFLGDKQPAESQRQEEPGTEQPLSADRSDIQEVTSESGLEQVQREETPTREEGMRFSHLSVDQKRQHGETASCVCIAERDLQKFKSRGFLTCSYPVRKRERQVEEPQGSGPFFFFGGANGAEIVSDYCKSRGWKRIYNKHREDFKLKWCETKSIASYKNFREGEQLIYQIPNNKVLTTKVGLLSSLQEYERVSSKVKHGHGRRRLKMEEFLPTTFRMDVREDREAFFTLQNGLSNSESRMWICKPSALNQGRGIFLLTSLEDVAAFRRKLQNMDSQASRRPHQCQAQAHIVQHYIQNPLLLNGRKFDVRAYLLIACTAPYMVFFRHGYVRLTCDLYNPSSTNLSAHLTNQHVQKKNPLYSQLKEDTVWSMGSFNNYVNDRFQVAKGLPRDWVLGAFAKQMQQVMIQCFFAVKSKLDCRLGFFDLIGCDFMVDENFKVWLLEMNCNPALHTNCEVLKEVIPSTVVETLDLTLEIFHKCRLRQKIHPLASQREFVLLYDGVLTPGFALATSKRKTNNECNRKTQNKSQKPEPRRCNSGTEGKSLSLVSSDNSVNASATSEEIRSSKSGRSTPPVTSPLHQNTVSGCAPSYLHNSKNSSLIVRRKDRRSKAEVSKCSLNHHLKTVGGMTDSKIREKMRIMSLSSVCSPETKSPSRPPSCPDT, from the exons ATGTCATCTGAGTCTGGGATGGAGCCTTGCAGTGACAGCCAGGCAGAGGGAACCGGACAAGAGAGGCAACAaggaggagacaaaaaaaaggaggggaCAAAGGTCTTCTTAGGAGATAAACAGCCTGCAGAAAGCCAAAGGCAGGAGGAGCCAGGAACAGAACAGCCTTTATCAGCTGACCGTAGTGACatacaggaagtgacatcagaAAGTGGACTAGAACAGGTACAGAGGGAGGAGACACCAACTCGGGAGGAGGGAATGAGATTTTCCCACTTATCTGTTGACCAGAAGAGACAACATGGAGAGACAG CATCATGTGTATGCATAGCAGAGCGTGACCTTCAGAAGTTCAAATCAAGGGGCTTTTTGACCTGCTCCTACCCTGTCAGGAAGAGGGAGAGGCAGGTAGAGGAGCCTCAGGGGTCTGggccttttttcttctttggagGAGCCAATGGGGCTGAGAT AGTGAGTGATTACTGTAAGAGCAGAGGATGGAAGAGGATTTACAACAAGCATAGGGAGGATTTCAAACTCAAGTGGTGTGAGACCAAATCCATAGCCAGCTACAAGAACTTCAGAGAAG GTGAACAGTTAATATATCAGATTCCTAACAACAAGGTCCTCACCACTAAGGTCGGCCTCCTCAGTAGTTTGCAGGAATATGAGCGAGTGAGCAGCAAAGTTAAACATGGTCACGGACGCAG GAGACTGAAAATGGAAGAGTTTCTTCCCACTACCTTTCGTATGGATGTGAGGGAAGACAGGGAAGCTTTCTTTACCCTGCAGAATG GTTTGAGCAACAGTGAGAGTCGAATGTGGATCTGTAAACCTTCGGCTCTGAACCAGGGCAGAGGGATCTTTCTTCTTACAAGTTTGGAGGACGTGGCCGCTTTCAGACGGAAGCTACAGAACATGGACAGCCAGGCCAGCAGGAGGCCACATCAGTGCCAGGCTCAAGCTCATATTGTCCAACA TTACATCCAGAATCCACTGCTTCTGAATGGGAGAAAGTTTGATGTGCGCGCTTACCTTCTCATCGCTTGCACTGCACCTTACATGGTGTTTTTTCGTCATGGATATGTGCGGCTGACGTGTGACCTCTACAACCCCAGCTCTACAAACCTCTCCGCCCATCTTACCAATCAG CACGTGCAGAAAAAGAATCCACTTTACAGCCAGCTGAAGGAGGACACTGTGTGGTCCATGGGGAGCTTCAACAATTACGTCAATGACAGGTTTCAGGTTGCCAAAGGTCTGCCCAGGGACTGGGTGCTTGGAGCCTTTGCA AAGCAAATGCAACAGGTCATGATCCAGTGTTTCTTTGCAGTCAAGTCCAAGTTGGACTGCCGTCTGGGATTCTTTGACCTGATTGGCTGCGACTTCATGGTTGATGAGAACTTCAAG GTGTGGCTCTTGGAGATGAACTGCAATCCAGCTCTCCACACAAACTGTGAGGTGCTGAAGGAGGTGATACCCAGCACTGTTGTAGAGACATTGG ATTTAACCCTGGAAATCTTTCACAAGTGCCGTCTCAGGCAGAAAATCCATCCTTTGGCCAGTCAGAGAGAGTTTGTGCTGCTCTATGATGGTGTTTTAACTCCTGGCTTTGCACTGGCCACCAGCAAGAGGAAGACAAACAATGAGTGTAACAGGAAAACCCAGAACAAGAGCCAAAAGCCTGAACCCAGACGATGTAACTCTGGGACAGAGGGCAAGAGTTTGTCCTTGGTATCCTCTGATAATTCTGTGAATGCTTCAGCAACTAGTGAAGAAATTAGGAGTTCAAAGTCTGGCCGCTCCACTCCCCCTGTCACTTCACCTCTCCATCAAAACACTGTATCTGGGTGTGCACCATCATATTTACACAACAGTAAGAACAGCTCACTGATTGTCAGGAGAAAGGACAGAAGATCTAAAGCTGAAGTGAGCAAATGTTCTTTAAATCACCATTTAAAGACAGTAGGTGGCATGACTGACTCAAAGATTCGGGAGAAGATGAGAATCATGTCTCTGAGCTCAGTTTGCTCACCTGAGACAAAATCCCCTTCTAGACCGCCTTCATGTCCAGACACATAG
- the ttll10 gene encoding protein polyglycylase TTLL10 isoform X1: MMPLVLGFWLGDHTWERLESEVMSSESGMEPCSDSQAEGTGQERQQGGDKKKEGTKVFLGDKQPAESQRQEEPGTEQPLSADRSDIQEVTSESGLEQVQREETPTREEGMRFSHLSVDQKRQHGETERDLQKFKSRGFLTCSYPVRKRERQVEEPQGSGPFFFFGGANGAEIVSDYCKSRGWKRIYNKHREDFKLKWCETKSIASYKNFREGEQLIYQIPNNKVLTTKVGLLSSLQEYERVSSKVKHGHGRRRLKMEEFLPTTFRMDVREDREAFFTLQNGLSNSESRMWICKPSALNQGRGIFLLTSLEDVAAFRRKLQNMDSQASRRPHQCQAQAHIVQHYIQNPLLLNGRKFDVRAYLLIACTAPYMVFFRHGYVRLTCDLYNPSSTNLSAHLTNQHVQKKNPLYSQLKEDTVWSMGSFNNYVNDRFQVAKGLPRDWVLGAFAKQMQQVMIQCFFAVKSKLDCRLGFFDLIGCDFMVDENFKVWLLEMNCNPALHTNCEVLKEVIPSTVVETLDLTLEIFHKCRLRQKIHPLASQREFVLLYDGVLTPGFALATSKRKTNNECNRKTQNKSQKPEPRRCNSGTEGKSLSLVSSDNSVNASATSEEIRSSKSGRSTPPVTSPLHQNTVSGCAPSYLHNSKNSSLIVRRKDRRSKAEVSKCSLNHHLKTVGGMTDSKIREKMRIMSLSSVCSPETKSPSRPPSCPDT; the protein is encoded by the exons ATGATGCCTCTTGTCTTGGGTTTCTGGCTCGGTGACCACACCTGGGAAAGACTGG AGAGTGAGGTCATGTCATCTGAGTCTGGGATGGAGCCTTGCAGTGACAGCCAGGCAGAGGGAACCGGACAAGAGAGGCAACAaggaggagacaaaaaaaaggaggggaCAAAGGTCTTCTTAGGAGATAAACAGCCTGCAGAAAGCCAAAGGCAGGAGGAGCCAGGAACAGAACAGCCTTTATCAGCTGACCGTAGTGACatacaggaagtgacatcagaAAGTGGACTAGAACAGGTACAGAGGGAGGAGACACCAACTCGGGAGGAGGGAATGAGATTTTCCCACTTATCTGTTGACCAGAAGAGACAACATGGAGAGACAG AGCGTGACCTTCAGAAGTTCAAATCAAGGGGCTTTTTGACCTGCTCCTACCCTGTCAGGAAGAGGGAGAGGCAGGTAGAGGAGCCTCAGGGGTCTGggccttttttcttctttggagGAGCCAATGGGGCTGAGAT AGTGAGTGATTACTGTAAGAGCAGAGGATGGAAGAGGATTTACAACAAGCATAGGGAGGATTTCAAACTCAAGTGGTGTGAGACCAAATCCATAGCCAGCTACAAGAACTTCAGAGAAG GTGAACAGTTAATATATCAGATTCCTAACAACAAGGTCCTCACCACTAAGGTCGGCCTCCTCAGTAGTTTGCAGGAATATGAGCGAGTGAGCAGCAAAGTTAAACATGGTCACGGACGCAG GAGACTGAAAATGGAAGAGTTTCTTCCCACTACCTTTCGTATGGATGTGAGGGAAGACAGGGAAGCTTTCTTTACCCTGCAGAATG GTTTGAGCAACAGTGAGAGTCGAATGTGGATCTGTAAACCTTCGGCTCTGAACCAGGGCAGAGGGATCTTTCTTCTTACAAGTTTGGAGGACGTGGCCGCTTTCAGACGGAAGCTACAGAACATGGACAGCCAGGCCAGCAGGAGGCCACATCAGTGCCAGGCTCAAGCTCATATTGTCCAACA TTACATCCAGAATCCACTGCTTCTGAATGGGAGAAAGTTTGATGTGCGCGCTTACCTTCTCATCGCTTGCACTGCACCTTACATGGTGTTTTTTCGTCATGGATATGTGCGGCTGACGTGTGACCTCTACAACCCCAGCTCTACAAACCTCTCCGCCCATCTTACCAATCAG CACGTGCAGAAAAAGAATCCACTTTACAGCCAGCTGAAGGAGGACACTGTGTGGTCCATGGGGAGCTTCAACAATTACGTCAATGACAGGTTTCAGGTTGCCAAAGGTCTGCCCAGGGACTGGGTGCTTGGAGCCTTTGCA AAGCAAATGCAACAGGTCATGATCCAGTGTTTCTTTGCAGTCAAGTCCAAGTTGGACTGCCGTCTGGGATTCTTTGACCTGATTGGCTGCGACTTCATGGTTGATGAGAACTTCAAG GTGTGGCTCTTGGAGATGAACTGCAATCCAGCTCTCCACACAAACTGTGAGGTGCTGAAGGAGGTGATACCCAGCACTGTTGTAGAGACATTGG ATTTAACCCTGGAAATCTTTCACAAGTGCCGTCTCAGGCAGAAAATCCATCCTTTGGCCAGTCAGAGAGAGTTTGTGCTGCTCTATGATGGTGTTTTAACTCCTGGCTTTGCACTGGCCACCAGCAAGAGGAAGACAAACAATGAGTGTAACAGGAAAACCCAGAACAAGAGCCAAAAGCCTGAACCCAGACGATGTAACTCTGGGACAGAGGGCAAGAGTTTGTCCTTGGTATCCTCTGATAATTCTGTGAATGCTTCAGCAACTAGTGAAGAAATTAGGAGTTCAAAGTCTGGCCGCTCCACTCCCCCTGTCACTTCACCTCTCCATCAAAACACTGTATCTGGGTGTGCACCATCATATTTACACAACAGTAAGAACAGCTCACTGATTGTCAGGAGAAAGGACAGAAGATCTAAAGCTGAAGTGAGCAAATGTTCTTTAAATCACCATTTAAAGACAGTAGGTGGCATGACTGACTCAAAGATTCGGGAGAAGATGAGAATCATGTCTCTGAGCTCAGTTTGCTCACCTGAGACAAAATCCCCTTCTAGACCGCCTTCATGTCCAGACACATAG